In Candidatus Neomarinimicrobiota bacterium, one DNA window encodes the following:
- a CDS encoding GYD domain-containing protein translates to MATYITLMKFTQKGVENIKGGPTRLDQAKKMFSSKGAELKEFFLVMGQYDAVVITEEPDDSTAAGLRLAIGSLGNVSTETMRAFTEEEYRDIIDGLA, encoded by the coding sequence ATGGCTACCTACATCACACTAATGAAGTTCACACAGAAAGGCGTAGAGAACATTAAAGGAGGACCAACGCGACTCGATCAAGCTAAAAAAATGTTCAGTTCTAAGGGCGCAGAGTTGAAGGAGTTTTTCCTCGTCATGGGGCAATATGATGCAGTAGTGATCACCGAAGAACCGGATGATTCAACAGCTGCTGGCCTTAGGCTCGCAATCGGCTCACTGGGGAATGTCTCTACAGAGACAATGCGCGCCTTTACGGAAGAGGAATACAGAGATATTATCGATGGATTGGCATAG
- a CDS encoding MFS transporter — translation MNRTFVDPKTTRRWILLVTILGSSLIFIDGTVVNVALPGLQESLNANVSDVQWVIEGYTLMLASLILVGGSLGDKFGKRRTFIIGVSIFTTASLLCGLARNIDELIYARIFQGAGGALLIPASLAILSSSFNDSTRGKAIGTWSSFTAVTAALGPILGGWLIENYSWRWIFFINIPIAAFVLYITLTRVPETEIEEDSEPLDWVGAFLVTIGLGSIVFGLIESATLGLDSYIVIGMVSGGTVMLVIFLFVESKIKSPMMPLSLFSSRTFSGANILTFFLYAALSGALFFFPFNLIQLQGYTATEAGAAFLPLIVFLSLLSRWAGGLVDRYGAKLPLVIGPFIVAVGYLLFALPGIGGSYWTTFFPGLVTLGVGMGISVAPLTTAVMSAVSQDRSGLASGINNAVARTAGLLSIALIGIMVLIAFNGALDTKIDSIEMTRELREHIDSERIKLAGIQLPEGVDRYTATRIRRAINESFLSAFRLAMIVSAMLAFASSVTAVLFISGKKGTKPDLIPD, via the coding sequence TTGAACAGGACTTTCGTAGATCCTAAGACAACAAGACGGTGGATTCTTCTTGTCACGATATTGGGCTCAAGTCTTATCTTTATCGATGGGACGGTAGTAAACGTTGCGCTGCCCGGATTACAGGAAAGTCTGAACGCTAATGTCAGCGACGTTCAGTGGGTCATAGAGGGATATACTCTGATGCTGGCGTCTCTGATTCTCGTAGGCGGCTCACTGGGCGATAAATTCGGCAAGAGGCGAACTTTCATCATAGGCGTGAGCATCTTCACCACGGCTTCCCTTTTGTGTGGACTGGCAAGAAATATTGATGAACTGATCTACGCCCGGATATTTCAAGGAGCAGGCGGCGCTCTGCTGATCCCTGCAAGTTTAGCGATCTTGAGTTCGAGTTTTAATGACAGCACACGTGGAAAAGCGATAGGGACCTGGTCGAGCTTTACGGCGGTAACTGCCGCTCTCGGTCCTATTCTCGGAGGATGGCTGATAGAAAATTATTCGTGGAGATGGATCTTTTTTATCAACATTCCTATCGCAGCATTTGTATTGTACATAACTCTGACGAGGGTGCCCGAAACTGAGATCGAAGAGGATTCCGAACCTCTCGATTGGGTAGGCGCATTCCTGGTAACTATCGGATTAGGTTCGATCGTGTTCGGATTAATAGAGTCGGCGACTTTGGGACTCGACAGCTACATAGTAATCGGGATGGTATCCGGCGGCACGGTGATGTTGGTGATATTTTTGTTTGTCGAATCGAAGATTAAATCGCCGATGATGCCTTTGAGTCTATTCAGTTCCCGGACTTTTTCCGGCGCAAATATATTGACGTTTTTCCTGTATGCCGCTTTGAGCGGAGCGCTCTTCTTTTTTCCATTCAATCTTATCCAGCTTCAGGGTTACACAGCCACGGAAGCGGGGGCGGCATTTTTACCGTTGATAGTTTTTTTGTCTTTGTTGTCCCGATGGGCAGGGGGGCTGGTGGACAGGTATGGAGCTAAACTGCCTCTTGTTATAGGCCCCTTTATAGTAGCCGTCGGTTACCTGTTATTTGCGCTTCCCGGCATCGGCGGAAGCTACTGGACGACCTTTTTCCCGGGTTTAGTGACTCTTGGAGTAGGCATGGGAATCAGCGTGGCTCCTCTTACAACTGCGGTTATGAGCGCTGTAAGTCAAGATCGCTCCGGACTTGCGTCGGGAATAAACAATGCGGTAGCGAGAACCGCCGGTCTTCTCTCGATTGCGTTGATAGGAATAATGGTTTTAATCGCGTTTAACGGAGCGCTGGACACTAAAATTGATTCTATCGAAATGACTCGGGAACTCAGAGAGCACATTGATTCCGAACGAATTAAACTCGCGGGGATTCAATTACCGGAAGGAGTCGACAGATATACAGCGACCCGGATAAGAAGAGCGATAAACGAATCGTTTTTGTCCGCATTCCGGTTGGCGATGATAGTCTCGGCGATGTTGGCTTTTGCAAGTTCGGTCACCGCCGTATTGTTTATCAGCGGTAAAAAAGGTACGAAACCTGATCTAATTCCGGATTAG
- a CDS encoding carbohydrate binding family 9 domain-containing protein: MTSTLNTTKILLVVMLMMIILFSTALKAQDVIPLQRIFGDVKIDGISDEDAWQAIKPYPLIMNAPTFRGVLTEKTEIKIAYDDEFIYAAAKLYDSDPSGVMGNALDRDGSTPADDHFGLVLDSYNDNETALGFFTTPAGIRNEVAIYNDAESSGDPPWNNSWNTFWDVEVVKNDEGWFVEMRIPFSSLRFQDENGRVVMGLITWRYIARKNETAIYPAIPPKWDWAVVKPSVAQDVLLEGIYSQNPLYITPYGLGGGGHAYTLNDAETGYDFDDEPTKEFGVDVKYAVSSNLTLDATINTDFAQVEVDDEQVNLTRFSLFFPEKRLFFLERSSIFDFSTGGPTSLFYSRTIGLTEDGDPVRIYGGARLVGRIGSWDLGAINMQTAESSGLPSENFGVLRLRKNVINENSFIGGMLTSRLNDKGNNNIAAGIDGLYRVFGDDYFSFALAQSFDDTLSDAGFSSFNETARLRTSWKKRTNTGFGYNLSYSWSAPGYKPGIGFITREDYKRFGNSLFYGRFADKNSSIYNYIVRFNGEVYLRNSDESRESTNFGPQFNLSFKSGAFASVNFERRYEDLDEVFELSDDVSVPIGKYTFTTFNGFYQTPWGRNIRANFSVNAGTFFDGTQRSIGVEPSWSISPHLEIGGAYLFNRIRFDDRDQEFDGNIIRIKIKAALNTEITGNAFFQINSDTRQTSLNVRLRYNPREGNDLYIVYSELLNEDRSDVFPVPPSSESRSIIIKYSYTFQNLFF, from the coding sequence ATGACTTCCACGTTAAATACCACAAAGATTTTATTGGTAGTTATGTTGATGATGATAATCTTGTTCTCGACTGCTTTAAAGGCTCAGGACGTGATTCCCCTGCAGCGAATTTTCGGAGACGTTAAAATCGACGGAATCTCCGATGAAGATGCGTGGCAGGCGATAAAGCCTTATCCGCTGATTATGAACGCACCCACTTTTAGAGGCGTACTCACCGAAAAAACGGAGATCAAAATCGCTTATGACGATGAGTTCATCTATGCGGCGGCAAAATTATACGATTCCGATCCTTCCGGAGTAATGGGAAACGCCTTAGACAGAGACGGTTCGACACCGGCGGATGACCATTTTGGATTAGTATTGGACTCTTATAATGATAACGAAACCGCATTGGGGTTTTTCACCACACCGGCGGGAATCAGAAACGAAGTGGCGATATACAATGACGCAGAATCGTCGGGAGATCCTCCCTGGAACAACAGCTGGAATACGTTCTGGGACGTGGAAGTAGTCAAGAATGACGAAGGCTGGTTTGTTGAAATGCGCATTCCGTTTTCCAGTCTGAGATTCCAGGATGAGAACGGCAGGGTGGTGATGGGTTTGATAACATGGAGATATATAGCGAGAAAAAACGAAACCGCTATTTATCCCGCAATTCCGCCCAAATGGGACTGGGCGGTAGTTAAACCTTCTGTCGCTCAGGATGTACTCCTTGAAGGCATTTACAGCCAAAACCCTCTGTATATAACTCCCTACGGATTGGGCGGCGGCGGACACGCATATACTCTGAATGATGCCGAAACCGGGTACGATTTCGATGATGAGCCAACCAAAGAATTCGGTGTTGACGTCAAGTACGCCGTATCGAGTAATCTCACACTTGACGCAACGATCAACACCGATTTCGCTCAAGTGGAAGTTGACGACGAGCAGGTCAACCTGACCCGTTTTTCGCTCTTCTTTCCTGAAAAACGGCTCTTCTTTCTCGAGCGGTCAAGCATATTTGATTTTTCAACGGGCGGTCCGACGAGCCTCTTTTACAGCAGAACTATCGGGCTCACAGAGGATGGCGATCCCGTACGAATTTACGGCGGAGCGCGATTGGTAGGCCGCATCGGCAGCTGGGACTTGGGAGCGATAAATATGCAAACGGCGGAAAGCTCAGGACTTCCCTCCGAAAACTTCGGTGTCCTCCGGTTGCGGAAGAATGTCATAAACGAAAATTCGTTTATAGGAGGGATGCTTACATCCCGACTTAACGATAAAGGGAATAACAACATAGCGGCGGGAATTGACGGCCTTTACAGGGTATTCGGTGACGACTACTTTTCGTTCGCCCTCGCTCAGTCGTTTGATGATACGCTGTCGGACGCCGGATTCAGCAGCTTTAATGAAACGGCACGTCTGCGAACTTCGTGGAAAAAAAGAACAAATACGGGTTTCGGATATAATCTTTCTTACTCTTGGTCGGCGCCGGGTTACAAACCGGGGATCGGCTTCATCACGAGAGAGGATTATAAAAGATTCGGGAACAGCCTCTTTTACGGCAGGTTCGCCGATAAGAACTCCTCGATTTACAACTACATAGTGCGATTCAACGGCGAAGTCTATCTACGAAATTCGGACGAAAGCAGGGAATCGACAAATTTCGGTCCCCAATTCAATCTCAGTTTTAAATCGGGCGCTTTCGCTTCCGTTAATTTCGAACGGAGATACGAAGACCTCGATGAAGTTTTTGAGTTATCCGACGATGTCTCCGTTCCAATCGGAAAGTACACTTTCACCACATTTAACGGATTCTATCAAACTCCATGGGGAAGGAATATAAGAGCGAACTTTAGTGTCAATGCCGGAACGTTCTTTGACGGCACTCAACGCTCTATCGGAGTCGAACCCTCCTGGAGCATTTCGCCTCATCTCGAAATCGGAGGCGCGTATCTGTTCAACAGAATCCGGTTTGACGACCGGGATCAGGAATTCGATGGGAACATCATCCGAATTAAGATCAAGGCTGCATTGAACACCGAAATTACAGGCAATGCCTTTTTTCAAATTAACAGTGATACCAGACAAACAAGTCTAAACGTAAGACTGCGCTACAACCCCCGCGAAGGAAACGATCTGTATATTGTCTATTCGGAGCTGCTCAACGAAGACCGGTCTGATGTCTTTCCTGTCCCGCCGAGCTCAGAATCGAGAAGCATAATAATAAAATATTCTTATACGTTCCAGAACCTATTCTTTTAG
- a CDS encoding threonine/serine dehydratase, protein MLTIDDIKAARQIVYKHLKPTPLYHYAGLSELLGTEVRVKHENHQPVGAFKVRGGLNLAASLNDDEKKAGLFTASSGNHGQSIAFACRAYGIKATIAVPENANPEKVALMRGLGAEVLFHGEDFDGAREWMAGIAREKGGRFISPTDDELICGVGTYALEILDDLPDVDYIFVPVGAGSGVCGTCIVAKSINPEIQVIAVQSEKAPTMQMSWKSGELLSGEMKTTVEGISTRVAFENTQTIMKKYLDDFLLVSDEAIYDSLKLLIEHTHNLVEGAGAAPLAGALSIKNKLSGKKVVLVMSGGNISTSRLMDILNS, encoded by the coding sequence ATGTTAACCATAGATGACATTAAAGCCGCACGACAGATTGTTTACAAACACTTAAAACCCACACCTCTGTACCATTATGCCGGATTGAGCGAGCTGCTCGGAACAGAAGTCCGGGTCAAGCATGAAAATCATCAACCTGTCGGCGCATTCAAAGTGCGGGGCGGGCTCAATCTCGCCGCGAGTCTGAATGACGATGAGAAAAAGGCGGGGTTATTTACGGCATCAAGCGGTAATCACGGACAAAGCATCGCCTTTGCGTGCAGGGCGTATGGAATTAAAGCTACCATAGCCGTCCCGGAAAATGCAAACCCGGAAAAAGTGGCTTTGATGAGGGGACTGGGAGCCGAAGTTCTTTTTCATGGGGAGGATTTCGACGGCGCCCGTGAATGGATGGCTGGAATCGCCAGAGAGAAAGGCGGAAGATTCATAAGCCCTACGGATGATGAACTGATATGCGGAGTAGGAACCTATGCGCTTGAAATCCTCGACGACCTGCCCGACGTTGATTATATCTTCGTTCCGGTGGGGGCGGGAAGCGGAGTCTGCGGAACATGCATAGTGGCGAAAAGCATAAATCCGGAGATACAGGTCATTGCGGTTCAATCAGAAAAAGCTCCAACGATGCAGATGTCCTGGAAATCCGGGGAATTACTTTCGGGAGAAATGAAGACAACCGTAGAGGGAATATCGACGCGAGTCGCATTTGAAAACACACAGACTATAATGAAAAAATATTTGGATGACTTTCTCCTCGTTAGCGACGAAGCAATTTACGATTCTTTGAAGTTACTGATAGAACACACTCACAATTTGGTGGAGGGAGCCGGAGCGGCTCCGCTCGCAGGTGCGTTATCCATTAAAAACAAACTTTCAGGGAAAAAAGTGGTGCTCGTAATGAGCGGCGGCAATATCTCAACTTCCCGACTAATGGATATACTGAATTCCTGA